GGacgtgagagaaagaaagcgagaatgaacaaaggagaagagagagagagagagagagagagagagagagagagagagagagagagggagagagagagagagagagagagagagagagagagagagagagagagagagataagaaagagagagatagagagagagaaaaacagaaagagagagagagagacagagagatacagaaaaagagagagagaaaaataaaaatatccatatAAAACAGACACAGGCCTAGCGGAAATACCCCCTCAAGAAATTCACCTTGCGATAAACGGCGCCCATGAAAGACGCCCTCAGTTGCGCCGCGATGATCTGGTCTCGGTAATAGAAGATATTTTTCACAACTGTCGTGGTGAGACTGACGAGGAGTAACAAACCAGCGTAGAAATACCCTCGCCATAACGGCTGGCTCTCGTCTGTTGTGAAGCTGATTAACAGGCTGTAAATAAAAGTTCGCTTGTCAGTTTGCGTTTGCTTGATATTTCGTGTGAGTTCATTTGTGTGCAAAGACGAAAAAGTGTAATGAAGTCAATTAGCCCTATTTATTAGATTCCACACCTAATGCAAATCTAAAAGCCTATAATATTTCAGAACTGACATCCTTTCGTTCCGTTGCTACTGACATCAGTACATTCCGCAGTGACCTCGCTTGGTCCAAGACATCAAAGCTCTAACCTTAGTAGCTGCGGCGTGAGGAAAAAGCATGAGTTCCGAGATAACGTAGACGATCGTGGCGAAAAGGTAAGGCCAGAAATACGCCCTTAGCATCACCCTCACCACAGACACCTTGGCATTGCCTGTGGTCTCTCGTATGGGCGGTGAGGACTTTCCTACAGTGCCGTTCGTTCGCTGGATGGCACTTGCTGGTGCCTAAGAGGGAAGGAGTTAGTGTCTTGGTGTGATAGTTGGcgagtgttttgtgtttttttcggggggtttatGAGTTCTGCATTCGTCAGATTCACGTCACAGAGCGGTCTTATTTTGCTTGTATCACAGTCTTccaaaataaattaacatataatgCTATTAATAGATAAAGCGAaaagcaacttaaaaaaaaaaaaaaaaaaaaaaaaaaaaaaaaaaaataaataataatataataattctaataatctaAGTtggataacacaaaaaaacacgagtAATGGAACAAATTTCCCAGTCCGATAAATTATCAAAAATCAAATcaatccccaaaagaaaaatcaacaatGAAATGAACTGCCTCACCTCCCCGCGCCAGCTCCTTCCTCCAGGCCCGAGTCCACACGAGGTCGAGGTTGGAGGTCTTGCAGCGGGCGGGGAGGTTCCACAGCTCTTCATGTTGAAGGGTGTGACGCCACCCACGCCACACCAGCCCCGTCGCGAAGTGGTACGTCAGACGACTCACGAACGACGACCGCTCCTCTGGGTAGTCGttctggaagggaggagggaggagggaggtagagggaggggagaagggggggaggggaggaggaggctggagggagggaaggagggaaggaaggaagggaaggagggaggtgagggaaaggggaagggttgagTGAGGAAGAGGCGGGTAGATGAAGGTAAGGGATAAGGAAAGGACAGAGGGAAGGGAACAGGTGTGGAGAGAACGATGTggatagaaggaagagggggatgaaagagaaaagggaaggaggagaaaaagggagcgaggggagaaaaggaagtgcAATAGGGGAGGAAGGCGTAGGCGAAACAGTAACGACGCAATAAGGGAAAGGATAATCTTTACTTCacggcaagggaaaaaaaaacgtactttttctctctccttcatcctttgtttatatttgatCCTCAAACTCATCTAATAGTTGCTCATGTGatatcttaataatattttaCCACCATTCGTCAGGAATaccagaaaaaaatgcataaaagcaaggaataaacaaaaactgaaaataatacaTACCACAAAAGATACACgagcaccccccaaaaaaaatcccacctTTATCAATCCAACAGgagaaaatgatatgataataataataataataataacaacaataataacaatggttataataacaataacaataataacaaaaataacaatatcaataacagtagtaacaataaaatagaataaacaacCACAGGAAGGAAGTTATTTCCTACCTTGGACTGATGAGCCGCACGGGGAGGTTGTCCGCGATGCAGTTTGCCGAGAACAACAACAAGGCGGCGACGTAGCGTGTTATGAAGGTTGTGATCAGCGTCGTTCCGTACTCGTCCTCCTGTGCCAAGTATAATATAGGGACTTTTTAACGGTAATTTGCTAACTGTAAGAAGATCCCTTTTAGTTTTATTACTAGTTTGAAAATAATCTTTGAGAGGATGCAAGTGAACTGAACGTTTACAGGGGACATGTGCAGTGAGTAAAATTACTACAGTCTGTGCTTTAATTAAGCAAACTGGAAGAAATACATAACCACCAAACAATAATATTATGCGCAATTATCAAACAGGCTCGATCCCCCGGTTAGCACGGTTGAGATGATactaaaatgaaagataaaaagtgaGATTTGTCACTGCCAAGTCATAATGCTACTTGAGACTTCTCTGTTTTGAGGCGATAGAATTTAACTCGGTGTTAGCTTTGCcctaatgaatacataaatatctgtgtatcttctttctttttctttcctccccatttacctcttctttcccctccactctctcctgctcttcccttttcttccgtctcctctcattcctccttttcctcctcctctccctctactcttactctcccttctctttctcttcctcctctttctctttcttttcattccctcctcctttccctcctttttctcttcccactcttctccctcctcctatgtcttttcctcttcctatccctacTCTTCTAcctttacttatttctttttttcgaacTGTACTCCAGTGAAATCTTCTACTCCACTTCGGGATTGTTGTGACGAAGACTTACCTGTGCACCTGCGAGAGAATGACAACAGACTTCAACTGCGGAAGACCACACAGGAGCGTGAGGAACCAGAAGCACCACAGGGGCCGCTGCTATGGTCGCCATATCTCCGTCCTACCAGAAGGGGGCACAGTGAAGCACCTAATAGGTTTTGGATGGAACTACTATTAGAAAGAACCACAATTCATCTTGTAAGTTAATCATTTGAAGTAGGGCAGTTGCAGATGAGGCATCATTGCACATACAGTGATGGAGGTGACGTTCCCACAGTAGACCACTTACATATGAAATCAGAAGAATCAGCGGTGCTAAAGTCATTAAAGGCTAGAGAATGGCCGCTGCCCCGCACAACAAGGGCCCACACCACCTCCGCTACCGCTGCTGATATCGTCACACTCGATAACACCTGCAggagaattataatataaaattttgcttaaagaactacaataacaacatatgtttatattctgGCCTGTTCATATACTATAACGCATGTGCCTAAATTGTACTTACCACTTTGACCACGCCGAGGGTCGTCCAAGGAATGGATCTTTGAGTTGTATTCCTGAGAACGACAGGTATAGAGGAGAGAAAACCCACAGGAGAAAACAAGGGACCCACACCAGGACTGTCCTCTCCACGCACACACCCAGCACAGGGTCCTCCGTGTCCCATGCTTGCCTTGGGTCCTGGGGACGTGGGTTATGGTAATgcaggattattaatattattattattactattttcttattccgttaatgaaaataaattgtaatgaaAACATAATGGCAACACAGATGATGACTGAGTATGTTAGCAGCTACgttcaaaatacacacacacacacacacacacacacacacacacacacacacacacacacaccaccacacacacaccaccacacacacaccaccacacacacacacacacgtatataaatctgtatgtatatgtatgtatatacatacatatatacatatataccttatatatacaaattatatatatatatatatatatatacatatatatatatatacgtatatatattatatacatacacatgtattatatatattatatatatatatatatatatatatatatatatatttatatatatataaatatatataacatataaacgtatatacatatacatagacatccctatttttatatatgtacacacacacacacacacacacacacacacacacacacacacacacaccccacaccacacacacacacacaacacacacacacacacacacacacacacacacacaccacacacacacacagatcattcCCGAGTAAGAGCGCTTgatagaccgtctatgcttgacctaatatttataaagcataaagatgatattaaggaAAAGTGATcgtatgaaagaaaggaaagtacaattacaagagagaTTTCCTTGATGACATAAACTGGGAAACCCCCCTGAACGAAGAGAACCtcgatatgcaaaaaaaaaaagaaaattttgtatcaggattcaaaactgaagcaacaAAATGTCCAAAGGTAGTTCGATGGTAaatgcaagaaaagagagaatacaaACAGCCCCTTTggagaaggttcagaagacatagaTCTCAGAAAGCGTATGAAAGGTAAGATGAGCACCGTAACTggagggaagcactctacatggcgacgagtaagTAGCGGAGTACATCAAGGATtggtcttggcgccgattattactattttcatcgatgacttagggtcaaacatatgcccaggtagttatctgaatatttTTGCAAACGACGCGAAAttgagaacaaaaataaatagtaataataataataatagacgatGTTCTCATGCCAACGCCTCCAAGGACATCGAGAACTTATTCCCTTGAAGTTGTACTTGGAAAATgaaatttaacaccaataaatgctaTGTAGTCAAGTTTGGAGAAAGTAAATAGGGACCACTATACCAGTACAGAttaggagacgtaatattaaacccatcttcttcttttaaaggtaggttcatgtctgagccgccgtggtcacagcatgatacttaattgtagttttcatgttgtgatgctcttggagtgagtacgtggtagggtccccagttctttccacggagagtgccggtgttaccttttttttttttttaggtaatcattctctctattttatccgggcttggggccagcactgacttgggctggcttggccacccagtggctaggtagacattcgaggtgaagttccttgcccaaggcaacaacgcgccggccggtgactcgaactcttgaactcagattgccgtcgtgacagtccgaccgctctaaccattcagccaccgcggccttgacgatcatgggcttccatgatttttcttggcaatttagagcggtggtttgccattgccttccgcccggtgtttttatcgagtcatcatctctatttacccggcactgactttgggctggcttggccacccagtggctaggtaggcaatcgaggtgaagttccttgcccaaggaacaaacgcgccggccggtgacttgaaccctcgaactcagattgccgtcgtgacagtctggagtccgacgctctaaccattcggccaccgcggccccattaaaAACCCctcagataaagaaaaataccttggaataatcataaacaggaacctcagcccaaatgatcatataaacgacaaggtccataaaatgctagggctgattgccaacatgaagagggcattcgtggATGTGGATGAAGATATGACCTAATCTTGAGTCCACAcctaaaaaatgatatagataaactagaaagagttcaaaaaacagccacaagatgggcacctactctagGAGATAAAGAGCTACAAAGACTACAGAAAACAGGACTTTTtcctttggaagaaagaagaaagagaggtgaCATGATAACgatgttcaactatattacaggaagggtgaagttaggCAAAGATggctttataattttgaacacaaaaaAGAGGATACagtaaaagttgaaagtaaaaagaggcgagaaagatgtcaagaagttcagtttcccaaacagaactattgaaacatggaacaatcttccaaataacgttgtgtgtgccaaaaatgtgcatcaatttaaaaagttatatgataatttaaatatagcagacgggaccatctgagcttagctcaCATGCACACGCGATACGCATACgcacgcgcgcgagcacacacacacatacacacaccacacacacacaccacaaaacacacaccacacacacacacacaaacacacacacacacacacacaccacacacacacacacacacatacacatatatatatatatatatatatatatatatatatatatatatatatataacatatatatatatgtttatatatatatgtttatatatgtgtatatatatattatatatatatataatatatatatatatatattttatgtatatatataatatatatatatatatatatatatatatatgtatatatatatatatatatatatattatatat
The sequence above is a segment of the Penaeus monodon isolate SGIC_2016 unplaced genomic scaffold, NSTDA_Pmon_1 PmonScaffold_12870, whole genome shotgun sequence genome. Coding sequences within it:
- the LOC119569146 gene encoding uncharacterized protein LOC119569146, which encodes MLRAYFWPYLFATIVYVISELMLFPHAAATKPVNQLHNRREPAVMARVFLRWFVTPRQSHHDSCEKYLLLPRPDHRGATEGVFHGRRLSQGAGPLGNGKEAIHVGRNRQPNGGRLSAPE
- the LOC119569145 gene encoding multidrug resistance-associated protein 1-like — protein: MEGMGNDSSPSLGQYEALSNLCGRRFWDPRQAWDTEDPVLGVCVERTVLVWVPCFLLWVFSPLYLSFSGIQLKDPFLGRPSAWSKWCYRV